The Toxotes jaculatrix isolate fToxJac2 chromosome 14, fToxJac2.pri, whole genome shotgun sequence genome window below encodes:
- the ednrba gene encoding endothelin receptor Ba: MKTHLLCLEVLLLAGHILVASGQLEPKKQVPQDPLTVTQRLGLIEREVQGPVRSNITMPRRRLPPMCTGPTEIRDTFKYINTVVSCLVFVVGIIGNSTLLRIIYKNKCMRNGPNILIASLALGDLLHIIIGIPINVYKLLAEDWPFGVALCKLVPFVQKASVGITVLSLCALSIDRYRAVASWSRIKGIGVPKWMATEIALIWILSIILAVPEAIAFDMITMDYKGEHLRICLLHPMQKTDFMRFYKSAKDWWLFSAYFCLPLACTAIFYTLMTCEMLRKKNGVQIALSDHLKQRREVAKTVFCLVLVFALCWLPLHLSRILKLTIYDEKDPNRCELLSFFLVLDYIGINMASVNSCINPIALYMVSKRFKNCFRSCLCCWCLPAEMLMDEKQSCMKLKVTERASDQSNSRMTNKSTTA, translated from the exons ATGAAGACTCATCTCCTCTGCTTGGAGGTACTCCTTTTGGCAGGCCACATCCTAGTGGCCAGTGGGCAGCTGGAGCCAAAGAAACAAGTCCCTCAGGACCCTCTTACCGTTACGCAGAGACTTGGGCTTATAGAGAGAGAAGTGCAGGGTCCGGTGAGGTCAAACATCACCATGCCCCGTCGCCGGCTACCTCCCATGTGCACCGGACCTACAGAAATCCGAGACACCTTCAAGTATATTAACACAGTGGTGTCCTGCCTGGTGTTTGTTGTTGGTATTATAGGCAATTCCACTCTTCTGAGGATCATCTATAAGAATAAGTGCATGCGCAACGGGCCAAACATTCTGATTGCCAGCCTGGCACTTGGAGACCTGCTACACATCATCATTGGCATTCCCATTAATGTTTACAAG ctcctggCAGAAGACTGGCCGTTCGGGGTGGCTCTGTGCAAGCTGGTGCCGTTTGTTCAAAAAGCGTCGGTGGGGATCACAGTGCTGAGTCTGTGTGCTTTGAGTATTGACAG GTATCGGGCCGTGGCTTCGTGGAGCCGCATCAAAGGGATTGGCGTTCCAAAGTGGATGGCCACTGAAATAGCGCTCATCTGGATATTATCCATCATTCTGGCTGTGCCAGAGGCAATAGCCTTCGACATGATCACCATGGACTACAAAGGAGAACACTTGCGAATCTGTTTGCTTCACCCCATGCAGAAAACCGACTTTATGAGG TTTTATAAATCAGCAAAGGACTGGTGGCTGTTCAGTGCATATTTCTGCCTACCATTGGCCTGCACTGCTATTTTCTACACCCTCATGACCTGTGAGATGCTGAGGAAGAAGAACGGAGTCCAGATCGCTCTTAGTGATCATCTCAAACAG cGGAGGGAGGTGGCTAAGACAGTGTTCTGTCTAGTTCTGGTCTTTGCTCTCTGCTGGCTGCCTCTCCACCTCAGCCGTATCCTGAAGCTGACCATCTATGATGAGAAAGACCCAAACCGCTGTGAACTTCTAAG TTTCTTTTTGGTGTTGGACTACATTGGCATCAACATGGCATCTGTCAACTCTTGCATCAATCCCATAGCCCTCTACATGGTCAGCAAGCGCTTCAAGAACTGCTTCAGG TCCTGCCTGTGCTGCTGGTGCCTACCAGCCGAGATGTTGATGGATGAGAAGCAGTCGTGCATGAAGCTGAAAGTTACCGAACGAGCCTCCGACCAGAGCAACTCCCGCATGACCAACAAATCTACTACAGCCTGA